In one Argonema galeatum A003/A1 genomic region, the following are encoded:
- a CDS encoding adenylyltransferase/cytidyltransferase family protein: MIPGLYSLTELQEALAQDPQLWRPLVFTNGCFDLLHVGHLRYLQVAKSLGQSLIVGLNSDRSVQTIKPHTSGYPQRPLVPDIQRAELLAALKPVDGVVIFDQTTAAQLIQTLKPDIYVKGGDYRIETLPEAPIVQAYGGRIELVKIEIPTSTTGIINRILQAVR; the protein is encoded by the coding sequence ATGATTCCCGGTCTTTACAGCTTAACGGAACTACAGGAGGCTCTAGCCCAAGATCCCCAGCTATGGCGACCCTTGGTATTTACGAATGGCTGCTTCGATCTGCTCCATGTGGGACATCTGCGGTATTTACAGGTGGCCAAATCCTTGGGGCAATCGCTGATTGTGGGGTTAAATAGCGATCGGTCTGTACAAACCATCAAACCGCATACCTCTGGATACCCACAACGACCTCTAGTGCCAGACATACAGCGGGCCGAATTACTGGCAGCCCTCAAGCCAGTAGATGGAGTAGTAATTTTTGACCAGACTACAGCCGCTCAACTCATACAAACACTCAAACCGGATATTTATGTCAAAGGAGGCGACTACCGCATAGAAACGCTACCAGAAGCACCGATTGTTCAAGCCTATGGAGGCAGAATCGAGTTAGTCAAAATAGAAATACCCACCTCTACAACTGGTATAATTAATCGCATTTTGCAGGCTGTTAGGTGA